AAGATGCCGCGGACAGTCCGGTACGCACCCTTTCCGGCGGTATGGTGCGCCGGCTGGCGCTGGCTGTGGCCTGTATCGGTAACCCGCCAGTGTGGCTGCTTGATGAGCCGACCAGCCAGCTGGACGCAGCAGGAGAACGACTGGTGCTGGAGTGGCTGGAAGCGGCCGGGCGGGAGGGTAAGACGATACTGCTGGCCACGCACCACCTGGATGGGCTGGGCGCGGTCGTAGACCGCGTCGTCCTCCTGGAGGAGGGGCGGATCGCTGCTGCAGCGGAAGTCTCCGCGCTGTACGCCCGTCGCTGGGTGGAGGTGGTCACGGTGCCACCGATGCCGGCTGGTTTGCCGGCGGCGGTGCGGGTGCTGGCCACCAGCAACGGCCGCCTGCGCCTGCAGGTGCCGGACGCGGTCCTGGCGGAGGCGGTCCGCACCCTGGGAGGACGGCCGCTGCGGATCCACGAGCCGCGCCTGGAAGACATCCTTCGCCAGCCGGATCTGCTGCGGGAGGGCCTGCCGCGGGAGGGCCACACGTGAACGCCGTCCGGGTCCTGGCCCGCTGGGACACCCGCGCCGTGCTGCGGGACCGCTGGTTCATTTCCGCTGCCGTCGCTTTCGGCGCGCTCACCCTCGCTGCCGCCGCACTGGCCCTGGCCAGCCCGTCCATCGCCGGTCTCTCCTCCTTCGACCGCATCACCGCCACCCTGATCCACCTGACGATGCTGTTCGCACCGCTGCTCGGCCTGACCGCCGGCGCCGGATGGATCGCTGGCGAGCGCGAAAGCGGCGCCCTGATCATGCTCCTAAGCCAGCCGCTGCAGCGGGCGGAGCTGTTCGCCGGCAAGTACCTGGGGGTGGCCCGGGCGCTGCTGGCCGCCGTGCTGACGGGATTCGGCAGCGCCGGGGTGCTCCTGGCGGCCCGCGTGGGTTCGGACCAGCTGCCCGCCTTCCTCTGGCTGGTTGTGCTGGCGCTGCTGCTGGCTCTGGCATCGCTTTCCCTGGGGTTCCTCCTTTCGGCGGCAGCACCAAACCGCAGCCGAGCCCTGGGTGAGGCGCTGCTTGCCTGGCTCGTCCTGGTTATCGTCAGCGACCTGGGCATTTTGGGGACCGCCCTCATCCTGCGCCTGCCCGCACCGGTCGTCCTGGTCCTGGCCGCCCTCAACCCGGTGAGCGCCTTCCGCATGGCCGCCATCCTGGGCGTCAGCGGCACCGCTGAGCTGCTGGGGCCTGTGGGACTCTACGCGGCAGAGCGCCTGGGCCCGGTGGGACTGCTGGCCGCACTGTGCGCGGTCCTGGTCTGCTGGGCCGTCGGTGCCTACTACGCCGCCCGGCTGCGGTTTGAGCAGGTGGTGGAGACGTGACCGCCAAACGGCTCCGGCCGACCGTCCTGCCGATCCTGGTGGCGCTTCCGGCTGTGGCCCTTCTGTCTCTAGCCTGCGCGCCCAGGGCGCAGTCGACGGTCGGCGAGGCGGACTGGCAGGCGTACCTGAGCGCCACGCCACAGCGTCCCGCGGCGCTGCGGCCGGTGATCCTGCAGCTGCGGCTGACAGACCGCCAGGGCGCGCCCCTGGACGTCGCGGACCTGGAGGGCTACGCCGGGATGCCGGAGATGGAGCATGGCGAGTCGAGGATCACCTTCCGTCGCACCGCCCCCGGCGTCTACGTCGCCGAGCACACCTTCTCCATGGACGGCCGGTGGGTCATCAGGCTGCAGGGACGGCGCAACGGCGCCCCCTTTGCCGGCCGCGTGGCCGTGGAGGTGGGCAGGTAACGACGCTACCCTCCGGGCCGCAGAAGGACTGCGCGGATCCAGGAGGCCGCCATCACGTAGGCGAATAGCCCACCCCCGCCCAGAAAGAGCAGGCTCCCCGCTGTGGCCAGGGTGGGGAACGCGAAGAGGACGCCGCCGGTCAGCAGCAGGCTCCCCGAGAGGCTGAGGTAGAAAGCAGGCACGCCGGCCGCAGGGTAGTACGGTGCCTCCAGCCGGGGCACCTCAGCGGGCGGGATACCCAGCGCAAACCGGTAGTACCACATGAGGAACGGCGTCACCTTGTAAAGCTGGCCCATGATGGCCAGGCTGAGCCAGCCGGCCAGCAGCAGCACCACGGCCGCCGCGGCCACGCGACGTCCTTGCCCGATCGGGCCACCTCCGGCCCAGGCCGCGGCAAGGACAGACAGGAGCACCGTCTGCCCCAGGATCGCCCACCAGTGGTGGATGGTGAGGTCAGGCCTGGCCCGCTGCCGTGCGCGCAGGACCCGCAGCAGACTCCCCGCGTAGAGGAGCCCCGAGGCGGCCATCAGCGCTGCGCCTCCTCTCGCCAGGAGCGGCGCTCCCGCCAGGGCCGCCGCCACCAGAACGAGCACCCCGGCGTTGAGGAGGAGCAGCACGGGCAGGAGCGGGATCCCCCGGGCGCCGGTACCGGCAGCTGCCTTGCCGGTCTCCGCATCCGCCCTTGCCCCTATCCGGTGCAGCCCGACGAACCGCGGCAGCAAGTAGGCAGAGACGCTGATCACGAGCTGGACGAACCACCCTCCCAGGCCGAGCGCCGCGTGCACACCCGGGCCGGCATTTGCCATTAGGCCGGGCCAGAACGCCCACCTCCAATTGAGCGCCATCAGCAGCCCCCAGGTCGCGGCCAGCAGCAGGTAACCCAGCGCCAGGGTCACGCCGCTCGCCTCCGGCGTCCAGCGGCGGCGCTGCGGGATCATGCGGGCGGTCAGCCAGAGGAAGTAGACGATGCCGGTCCAGGACACCAGGCCGCCGACGGCAATCCAGGGGACGCGCCGCAGGAGCAATCCGCAAACCAGCATTGCCATGCCTGCAAGGCTGAGGCCATACTGGACGAGCGCGCCGCGGCCGGGCCGCCGCGGCACCCCTAGCATCGCAGGGAACATCTGGTGGATCGACCCCATTGCCAGGAGCGTCCCCCACCCCAGGGTGACCAGGTGATTCGCTGCCAGGACGGGGTAGGTACGGAACGTCCCTGCGGCTACCTGAGGAGAGACAGCCGCCAGCCCCGCGCCGGCCACGGGCAGAATGAGGACAGAGGTGACCATGAACGGCACTGCCGGCGTCATGCCAGGGAGGGCGGCGAGCCGGGCGATCAACCTGCGCACATCGCCTATGGTCCACCCTCCGTGAGCCTGGCGGCAAGAGGAGGAGAGCGATGAGCCTGTACCTGCTGCTCAAGTTCCTGCACGTGCTGGCGGCCATGGTCGCGGTGGGCACCAACGCCACTTACGGGCTGCTCCTGGCACGCGCTCACCGTGAGCCGGCGCACCTTGGCCACGTCCGGGAGAGCGTGCGGGCGTTGGACCGGAGTATTGCCAACCCTGCCTATGTTGTGGTCCTGGTCACCGGCCTGCTGCTGGTGTGGGTTGGCCCGGTTCCCCTGGCCGCTCCCTGGCTGCTTTCCGCCCTGCTGCTGTTCCTCCTGGCCGCCGTCCTGGGCCTGGGGGTCCTGACGCCGCTGACCCGTCGCCAGGGCCAGGTCCTGCAGCGCTACAGTCCGGACGCCCCGGAGTATGCTTACCTGCGCCGCCGGATCAACCGGATCAGCGGCCTGGCCGCAGCCCTGGTACTGGCGATCCTCTACCTGATGGTGGTGAAGCCCCCACTGTGGGGCCGTTAAGGCGTCCCTCCACGATGCTGACCGAGGTCTCCAGATGAGCCTGGAGGCCGCAATCCTAATAGATGAACTCCTCGACGTCGTAGCGGGCCACCCGAGGGCTCCTCCCCGGGGGGAAGCGCAGACCCTGCTGCAACGCCCGAAGCTGGGCGCGCGTTTCGTCCTGGGAGAGGGGCCGCACATCCTGTGTGCGATCAGCAACCTGGCGCTCGGAGGGCGGCCTGTAAGCGGATAGGTAGATCAGGTCCCCGGGCCCCAGGGGCAGGGAGTTGAGCAGGCCCAGGGTGCGGGCCACGTGGCTTCGGGCAAACTCCCTCCCCCCGATCCCCGCCAGGACGACGACTCCCACTGCCAGCCCTGCCGCCTTCAGGGTCTGCACCAGGGCAGCCACATCCGCCGCCTGCTGCGGCTTGTTCAGCAAGCGGAGCAGGCCGTCGTCGCCGCTCTCCACCCCCAGGTAGACGCGGCGCAACCCCGCAGCGCGCAACCGGGTAAAGTCCTCCACGGTCCGGCGCTTCCCGGTGAAGACATCGAGGAAGGCGCCCACCGGGCCGGGCTCGCGTCCCATCCGCCTGGACCACTCCGCCACCACCAGCAGCCGGGCCAGCAGGTCGTCGACCGGCAACAGCAGGGCGTTGGCCTCACCCAGGAAGATGGCGCGGCGCAGGCTCACCCCCTCGCCCAGAAACCGGCCCACCGCCTCCACGTGCGCCGCAAACTCCGGAAGGGGTTTCACCCGGAAGGGGACGCCACGGTAGAAGGTGCAGAAGGCGCATCGGTTCCAGTGGCACCCTTCCGTGACCTGCAGGACCAGCGCCATGTACTGATCAGGCGGAAGGATGCCCACGGGGCGGTAGACCTGGAAGAAGCGTGCCGCATCGAGTCGCGAGGCCCGGCTGTCAAAGGACGCCGCGGCGGCAACCATGCGTCCCGCCTCCGCCAACGAGGGCTGGGTGGAGGCCGTCCACAGCAGGTCCACCTCTCCGCGCTCCAGGGCTGCGGCGGCAGCAGCAGCGACGTGCGCGGCGCGGTCGAGGCAGGTCGAGGCCTCTTCCGGGGGCAGCAGCCGGCGTAGAGGAGTACGGACGCCGCTCACCGTGACCGTGTGCTTTTCGATCATCCGCCCGTCCAGGGCGCGACGGTAGAGCCGCTGTCCGACCCAGGCGGCGAAGAGGCGGCCAGCACGGTCGTACGTGAAGATGGCCTCCTCGCCGTCCCAGGCCGTGATGACCAGACTCTCGTCCTTCACCGTGATTCGGTGCCTCTTGCCAGCCGGGGATCCGAGCGATCCAGGCCGGACAGACTGCCCAGACTGCGGCTCCATGATTTCCATGGACCCGGTCCATTCTGGCAGCGGGATGGGGGGAAAGCCCATCGGGCAGAAACCCGATACCCCGATGCCTATTGTGGGGGCCGGTCGCGTATTGTGGGGCGACCGTCGCGTGTCATGAGGGCCGGTCGCGTATTGTGGGGCGACCGTCGCGTGTCATGAGGGCCGGTCGCGTATGGCGAGGGGCCGCTCGCGCAGCAGCAGCAGCAGGAGGAGGGCGGCCGTGGCCGCGGCCCCGCCGTAGAAGAAGGGAGCAGCCGGGCCCAGCGCATCCCACATCCGCCCCGCGATAATGCTGGCCGGCAGCAGCGCCAGCCCGGTGGCCGTGGCGAAGGTCCCCAGAGCGGTAGCCCGCAGATGGGCCGGGACCAGATCCACCACAAAGGCTCGCTGGGCCCCCTCGGCCAGCGCATAGTACACTCCGTAGACCAGGAAGAGGGCTGGAACGGCCCAGGAGGCCAGGGGGACGCGGACCAGCGCGAAGCCGAGGTAGACGACGGCGAAGACGGCGTACCCTGCGACCAGCACGCGGCGCCGGCCCAGCCGGTCGGAGAGCGCTCCCGCCGGCGTGGACAGCAGTGCGTAGACCATGTTAAAGGCGAAGTAGACCAGCGGAATCGCCGCAGGCGACAGGCCCAGGTTGCGGGCCCGCAGGATCAGGAAGGCGTCGGAGGAGTTGCCCAGGGCAAAGATCGTGGCCGCCACCGTGAAATGGGCGAAGGGACGCCCCAACCGGGTGAAGGCCAGGCGGGGCGGGCGTGCGGCAGCGGCGGGCCGGCCCACATCCCGCAGGAAGAGCGCTGCGGTGAGAATGCCGGCCGCCCCTGGGACGGCGGCGACCCAGAAGACGGCGCGGTAGTGCTCCGGGGCCAGCGCCAGCGCGGCGAAAGCCAGCAGCGGCCCCACCGCGGCTCCCGCGGTGTCCATGGCCCGGTGGAAGCCGAAGGCCAGCCCGCGATGCTCCGCTGCCACGGAGTCGGCGATGAGGGCGTCGCGTGGCGCTGTGCGCACCCCCTTGCCCACTCGATCGACGAACCGGACCGCCAGCACATGCGGCCAGGCCCCCGCCACGGCCAGCAGGGGCTTGGTCAGGTTGGAGAGCGCGTACCCGACTACGACCAGCGGCTTGCGCCGACCGGCACGGTCGGAGAGCCACCCGGCGAAGACCCGCAGGACGCTGGCGGTGCTCTCCGCAACCCCCTCGATCAGCCCCACGGCAGCCACCGGCGCCCGCAGCGTCACCGTGAGGAACAGCGGCAGCACCGGGACGATCATCTCCGAGGCGATGTCGGTGAAGAAGCTGACCAGGCCGGCGACGAGGACGTTGCCGCCAAGAGACCGGAAACGCCGGGAGGGGACGGTGACCTGGGCCACCACGGGAGGGGAACCCTCGGTCATGGCACTACCCCGCTCATGGGTTCAGCGTACCAGACGCGGCCCCGGTCGGGACCCGGGCAGGCCGCGCCGCCGGCCGCTCTCAGCGCCAGACAATCCCCGGGGCGCCGGCGACCTTGTGCAGTACCCGTTGCCAGGAGGACCCTTCCTCTCCCATGGGCTCGTCGTGGAAGCGGTAGTCGTGCTTCCTCCAGAACTCGGAGAGCTCATGGCTCAGCCGCTCGATCAGCCGGCGTTCTGTCCGCAGCAACCACTCCAGGTCGGCGGAGTCGGCCATCTGCGCCACAACAGCGGCCAGGTGCCGCAGGCACAGGCCCAGGCTGCTCTCGTAGCGGGAGCGGAAGTCCGCATCCGCCGCGGCCCGCGCTGCCGCTGCCACGTACCGCTCCTCTGCGGCCCACTGTTCCCGGCAGGCGGGACAGGGGCGCCGCCCCGCCAGCCACGCCCGGATCCCCCGTGCGGCCTCCTGGCGGACCTGGCCGGCGCGCAGCAGCCAGCGCCGTCCCCCACCTGCCCCCACGACCTGCGGCTCGGCAGCGGCGATGAAAGCGCGGCGGAACTCCTCCAGGAGGTGACGGTAGACGATGGCCACACCGGTGGCGCTGTTGAAGAACGCCGGCAGCCTCCAGGCGTGCACAGGGCAGAAGCCGCGCGCCGTGGTCAGCTCCTCCCGGAACCAGGGGTCGTTCACCCCCTCGTAGAGAAATCCCCAGAGGAACCTGCGCACACTCTCCAGGCTGAGGTGGCAGACGGGGCAGTGGCCACGGTCAACAGCCCCCAGCAGGGCGTAAAACAGCATGTCGCGCTGCACCGGGCTACTCGCTCCTGTTGCGTCGCTGCCGCCAGAAGGCGCGCAGCGCATCCGCGGCGGCCGGCCGGACGGACGCGGGCCCCGCCTGCGGACGATCCGACGACACCGCCGCCCCCAGCTGCGCCTCCCGTTCCGTCAGCGTCCGCTGCAGCCGTGCCCGCCGGGCTTCCTGCTGCGCCAGCGACTCCCGGAACTGGGCGTTGGTCGCCTCAAGCCCGGTGATGTTCATCTGCAGGCCGCGGATGGCCTCGTCCGCCAGGTAAGCACGGTGGCGCAGGGCCGCCAGTTCCGCCCGCGCCGCGGCCCATTCGTTGAAGACCTCGGCGAAGGTGCGGTCGGGCAGGGTGAGGGCGTCGCCGCCGTACGCCAGCAGGATCTTCACACCCTCCTCCGCCGTCCACCCCTTCTCCCGGATGAAGTGGGCAAACCTCCTGCCCAGATCCGGGGGCAGACAGACGCGCAGCCGCCGCAGCGGCGGGAAAACGACCTGAGATTTCATCGGCTTCCCCCAGCCAACCGGCGCGCGATGCGCTCCCACAGCCTGCGGCGGTGGGAGGTGGGTGAGGAGGAGGGCGACGCGTTCAACCGGTCGATCAGCGTCTGCAGCGAGGCGTTCTCCTGGCGCAGCTCCCGCATCCGCTGCCGGTTTTCTTTGAGGGTGTCCCCCAGCGCATGCACCCGTTCGCTGAGGGCGTGCATCCTCATTTCCGCGGCGATGGTGCGGGCGCGCATGGAAACCAGCAGCGCCGCGGTCTCACGGCGGCGGAGTTCCTGAGCGCGCGGGGTGGCAGCATCCTTCGCCTCACCCGACGCCTCCCACTCTGCCTCGTCCCGCCCGTAGCGCTCCAGGCCCAGCGCCAGGAGCCAGGGGAGGTCCGCCTCCGGGTCACGCCCCTGAGCCTCCAGAGCGCGACGAATGGCCGCCCAGTCCTCCTCCAGCAGCTCGACCTCGATCACCCACTCCACTGACGCCCTCATGGCTGAGAAACGAAGAGCCCCTGCCGACCCCGCGATCAGCAGGAGCTATCAGCCCCCGTAGGGGCAAAAGACGAGCTCCATCGCCTATGGAGTTTAGTTAAGTATAGGCATGGTCGGGGCGGTGTGTCAACACGCGTCCGCCCTCACCTTACCCTCTCACCTGCTTTGATGCTCCCGGCGCGCCGGGCGGTTGCGCCTGAAGGCACATTGGACGATCATATGGAGGAGGAGAACACGCTGGCATATGCTTTCTTTCGCCCTGCTGGGCCTGCTGTCCGTCGGTATCGGCATCGAGCTGGCGGTGACGGCGTTTCTCCTCCTGCGGTTTGTGGAAAGCCGCGAGGCCCAGGTGGGCTGGTGGGCGGCGGCCTTCGCCCTTTACACCGCTCACGTACTGCTGGAGGCGCTGGCCTTCATCTGGCCGGGCGTGATCATCCTGCGGCACCTCTTCTTCGTCCTGGCAGCAGCAGCCATCGCCCGCAGCCTGGGACCGCTCCCCCTGCCGCTCTCACCGCTGCTGGCGGTGGTGGCGATCGTCCTCTCCGCGCTGCTGCTGCCCTCCTTCCCTGGCTGGGCCGCCGTTCCGCCGTCGCTGCTGGGCGGCGCCTGGTTCGTCCTGGCGGCGGTGCGCTACCTCCGCGGGGTGGGCGGTCTGGAGGAGCGGTCTTCCCTGCTGGTGTTCGGCGGCCTCCTGCTCACCGGGGCCATCTCCCTGGCCTATCCGCTTCTGCGGCCGCAGCCCATCTGGGTCGGCGTGGGCGCGGGGCTCTCCGGACTCTTCACCATCGCCTTTGCTTTAGGGGTGCTGCTGCGGAGCTGGGCCCGCGCCCGCGACCTGGCCACGGTCAACGCCGTGGCCGAGACCCTGAATCGCTCCACTAACATCCAGGAGGCGCTGCAGACATCGCTGCAGCGGATCGTGGAGCTGATGAACCTGCGCAGCGGGTGGGTGTTCATCCAGGAGGACGGCGGCTATACCCTGGCCGCTCACCGTGCCCTCCCGGAGCCGCTGGCCGCCAATGACGCCGCGGCCATGGCCGGTGACTGCCGCTGCCTGCAGCTATTGCGCGAAGGGCGGTTGCGCCAGGCCGTGAACACCGTCCCCTGCCTGCGGCTGGAGAACGCCGGTTGGCCACAGGTGCGGCACGCCAGTGTGCCTCTGTATACCGCGGGCCGTGCGGTGGGCGTGATGAACCTCCTGCTGCCGGAGGGCCGCAACCTGGTGGGCCGGGAACTGGACATGCTGGCCGCGGTGGGACACCAGATCGCGCTGGCCGTGGAACGCAACCGCCTCTTCGAGGAGGTGCGGGCCAAGGAAGCTGCGCGGGGAGAGCTGATCGAGAAGCTGCTCACCGCGCAGGAGGACGAACGGCGGCGCATCGCCCGCGAACTGCACGATGAGGCGGGACAGGCGCTGACCGCCCTCATCCTCAACCTGGAGATGGCCGAGCGGGCGGCTCCGCCGGAGGAGGCCACACGCCTGGAGCGGCTGCGTGCTATCGCCGAGCACACCCTGGGTGAGCTGCGTACCCTGATCTACGAGCTGCGTCCCACCATCCTGGACGACCTGGGGCTGGGGGCGGCCATCCGCTGGCTGGTCAAGGAAGTAGTAGAGCCCACCGGCATTAAAGTGGACCTGCAGCTCCAGGGGCTGGAGCGGCGTCTGCCGCATGCGGTGGAGACCGCCGTCTTCCGCATTGCCCAGGAGGCGTTCAATAATATGCTCAAGCACGCGCAGGCCTCCCGGGTCCGCGTGGCCGTGGGGGTCGACCACCGGGAGGTCAGCATCACGGTGGAGGACAACGGCCGGGGCTTCAACCCGGCGACGGTGCCGCCCAGCCGGACGGGCCGGGGACTGGGGCTGCTGGGCATGCGCGAACGGGCGGAGCTGCTGGGCGGCAGGCTGGTGGTGGAAAGCACGGTGGGACAGGGCACCCGGGTGCACGGCGTCTTGCCGCTGCGCGACGGCGGAGGTTAGGAGGGCACGTGGCCAAGATCAGGGTCGTCATTGCCGATGACCACGCGGTAGTCCGGGAGGGGGTCAAGATGATCCTCAGCCGGGAGCCGGACATCGAGATCGTGGGCGAGGCCGGCAACGGCCGCGAAGCCCTGGACCTGGTGGCCAAGACCAGGCCGCACGTGGTGGTGATGGACATCTCCATGCCGGAGATGGGGGGCGTGGAGGCTACCCGCCGCGTCAAGGAAGCCTACCCCAAGGTAAACGTGCTGGCGCTGACCATGCACGAGGACGAGAGCTACGTCTTCCAGTTGCTCAAGGCCGGTGCCTCAGGGTATGTACTCAAACGGGGAGCGGCACAGGACCTGGTGCAGGCCATCCGCTCCGCCGCCCGCGGCGAGGCGTTCCTCTATCCCTCGGTGGCGCGCAGTGTCCTGGCCGACTACCTGAAGCGCGTAGAGGCCGGCGAGGAGCGGCACCGCTTCGACGGGCTGACGGAGCGCGAGCGGGAGATCCTGGCCCTGATTGCCGAGGGCCTGTCCAACCAGGAGATTGCCCAGAAGCTGTTCATCAGCATCAAGACCGTGCAGACTCACCGTACGCACATCATGGAGAAGCTGGACCTGCACAACCGAGCTCAGCTGGTCCGCTACGCCATCCGCAAGGGCCTGATCGAGCCCTAGCCGGCCCACGATCCCCCGGGGTTTTCCGGGAAAATCGGTCAGCCGCCCGATTCCCCCTCCCCTTTCTCCCGGCTAGGCTGAAACCCAAGACGCGATGGTGTCCAGGGAAACGGTTCGAGTCCTCATCGTCGAGCAGTTTCCGACGACCGCGGCGGTCATACGCGCCCTGCTGGCGGGCTCGTCCCGCGTCAGCGTGGTGGGGGAGGCGGCGGAAGCCCCTCAGGCGCTACGGCTGCTGGAGCACCTCCGCCCCGACGTGGTCATCCTGGACGGGGCGCTGGGGCACCGGGACGGCCACAGCCTCATCCGGCAGATGAAGGAGGCCCAGCCCGGGGTGCGCCTGATCGTCCTCAGCGACCACCCCGATCCCCTCTACCAGGAGGCGGCCGCGGCCTCAGGCGCCGACCGCCTCATCCTCAAGGTACATCTGGTCACCGAGCTGCTTCCCGCTATCCGGGCTGTCCTCCCGGAGGCCGGTCCCGCCTAGCCAAGACTCTCAGCCGCCCCCTCTGGCCCGGGCCCGGACGCTGACCCCGATGGTGCGGGTGATCCAGAAGACGTTCCACGCCACAAGAAGCATTCCCAGAATGGCCAGCCGGGTGACGTTGACGATGGGCTGGACCCTGAGTCTCCCTTCCGCCACCTCGACCAGGGCCAGCGGCTCCACCCGCAACCCGCCCCCTCCGCCGCCCCCGGTCGCCCCGTCCCCTCCGGCTTTGGGCGCCTGTCCTCCTCCCAGACCGAACCCGTAGGCGACGGAGGCCACAGGGATGACCTTCCGCCCCTCGATCTCCATCACCTCGCCGAAGACGACACGTACCCCCGCCTGTCCCTGCATCTCCCGCAGTCGCTGCTGCAGCTCTTCCAGCATCTCCTGTCCCTCCTTCCCGCGGTCAGCGGACGATGAGCACGGGGCAGGGGGCTTCCTGCACCACCCGCTGGCTCACCGAGCCCAGCAGTGCCACCTCCAGGCGTCCCAGCCCCCGCGACCCCATCACAATCAGGTCACAGCCCCTGGTACGGGCCACCCGCAGAATAGCCTCCGCAGCCGGCCCCTCCAGGACCTCCTCCTCGAAGGGCACTCTCTCCCGCTCCAGAATCGCCGTCGCTTCACGGGCCACGGCCTCTCCCTCCGCCGGGCGCCGCGCCATCAGCTCCTCCAGGAAGGGGCTGCCCAGGTCCCGGGGGATGGGCTCGTAGGCGGTGACGACAATGACCCGCGCCTGCCGCCGCCGCGCTATGTCCACGACCCAGTCCAGGGCCTTACGCGCGTGCAAAGAACCGTCGGTGGCATAGAGGATGGTGGATACCTTCACATGGACCGCTCCGGGGGAAGCTTCCCCCCTCCCGGCTTAGCGGCCGGGGCGCTTTCTCCCGCATCCCTTTCAGCGGTGGGCGAGGACGCGGCCGGGGGTTCGCCCGCCTGGGGCAGGGGAGCCAGGTGGGTGACCTTCACCCCCTGGTCGGCCAGGGCCTGCACCACGTGCAGCGGGTAGGAGGTTTCCAGGCGGATCACCGCCTGCCCCACATTGTCCACCACGTAGGCGGCCAGGCTGCTGATGTTCACCTGGCAGTCGCGGATGACCCGCACGACCTCCTCCAGGGCGCCGATCCGGTTCTCGATCTCCACCGTCAGGCGCGTCCCGCCCCGGCTTAGGCCCATCAGGTCGATGAAGGCGTCGAAGATGTCGCTCTCGGTGATGATGCCCACCACGCCGCCGTCCTCGACCACGGGGAGACCGCCGATCTTGTTGCGGCGCATCAGCACTGCCACTTCCTCGATGGTCGCCCCCGGCGAGGTGGTGATCACATTCTTGGTCATCACCTCGGCGACCGGCGCCTTCATCAAGAGGTAGGAGATCTCCCACACGGAGAGGCTCGTGGCCGGGGAAGGGGAGGCACGCATCAGGTCGGTCCAGGTCACGATGCCGACCAGGCGCTGGCCCTTCAGCACGGGGAGAC
The sequence above is a segment of the Armatimonadota bacterium genome. Coding sequences within it:
- a CDS encoding response regulator transcription factor, which codes for MAKIRVVIADDHAVVREGVKMILSREPDIEIVGEAGNGREALDLVAKTRPHVVVMDISMPEMGGVEATRRVKEAYPKVNVLALTMHEDESYVFQLLKAGASGYVLKRGAAQDLVQAIRSAARGEAFLYPSVARSVLADYLKRVEAGEERHRFDGLTEREREILALIAEGLSNQEIAQKLFISIKTVQTHRTHIMEKLDLHNRAQLVRYAIRKGLIEP
- a CDS encoding radical SAM protein, whose protein sequence is MKDESLVITAWDGEEAIFTYDRAGRLFAAWVGQRLYRRALDGRMIEKHTVTVSGVRTPLRRLLPPEEASTCLDRAAHVAAAAAAALERGEVDLLWTASTQPSLAEAGRMVAAAASFDSRASRLDAARFFQVYRPVGILPPDQYMALVLQVTEGCHWNRCAFCTFYRGVPFRVKPLPEFAAHVEAVGRFLGEGVSLRRAIFLGEANALLLPVDDLLARLLVVAEWSRRMGREPGPVGAFLDVFTGKRRTVEDFTRLRAAGLRRVYLGVESGDDGLLRLLNKPQQAADVAALVQTLKAAGLAVGVVVLAGIGGREFARSHVARTLGLLNSLPLGPGDLIYLSAYRPPSERQVADRTQDVRPLSQDETRAQLRALQQGLRFPPGRSPRVARYDVEEFIY
- a CDS encoding FixH family protein, translated to MTAKRLRPTVLPILVALPAVALLSLACAPRAQSTVGEADWQAYLSATPQRPAALRPVILQLRLTDRQGAPLDVADLEGYAGMPEMEHGESRITFRRTAPGVYVAEHTFSMDGRWVIRLQGRRNGAPFAGRVAVEVGR
- a CDS encoding ABC transporter ATP-binding protein, translating into MIRLEGITVRYGRRTILRGVDLQIPAGQRVAVVGPNGAGKTTLIRTLLALAPFSGTATIGGFDTRREGWRARALVGYVPQSPSFPGALTAAEVISLFQELRGLPAAPLTLLQTVGLEDAADSPVRTLSGGMVRRLALAVACIGNPPVWLLDEPTSQLDAAGERLVLEWLEAAGREGKTILLATHHLDGLGAVVDRVVLLEEGRIAAAAEVSALYARRWVEVVTVPPMPAGLPAAVRVLATSNGRLRLQVPDAVLAEAVRTLGGRPLRIHEPRLEDILRQPDLLREGLPREGHT
- a CDS encoding DUF2269 family protein: MSLYLLLKFLHVLAAMVAVGTNATYGLLLARAHREPAHLGHVRESVRALDRSIANPAYVVVLVTGLLLVWVGPVPLAAPWLLSALLLFLLAAVLGLGVLTPLTRRQGQVLQRYSPDAPEYAYLRRRINRISGLAAALVLAILYLMVVKPPLWGR
- a CDS encoding DUF6062 family protein — its product is MQRDMLFYALLGAVDRGHCPVCHLSLESVRRFLWGFLYEGVNDPWFREELTTARGFCPVHAWRLPAFFNSATGVAIVYRHLLEEFRRAFIAAAEPQVVGAGGGRRWLLRAGQVRQEAARGIRAWLAGRRPCPACREQWAAEERYVAAAARAAADADFRSRYESSLGLCLRHLAAVVAQMADSADLEWLLRTERRLIERLSHELSEFWRKHDYRFHDEPMGEEGSSWQRVLHKVAGAPGIVWR
- a CDS encoding GAF domain-containing sensor histidine kinase is translated as MLSFALLGLLSVGIGIELAVTAFLLLRFVESREAQVGWWAAAFALYTAHVLLEALAFIWPGVIILRHLFFVLAAAAIARSLGPLPLPLSPLLAVVAIVLSALLLPSFPGWAAVPPSLLGGAWFVLAAVRYLRGVGGLEERSSLLVFGGLLLTGAISLAYPLLRPQPIWVGVGAGLSGLFTIAFALGVLLRSWARARDLATVNAVAETLNRSTNIQEALQTSLQRIVELMNLRSGWVFIQEDGGYTLAAHRALPEPLAANDAAAMAGDCRCLQLLREGRLRQAVNTVPCLRLENAGWPQVRHASVPLYTAGRAVGVMNLLLPEGRNLVGRELDMLAAVGHQIALAVERNRLFEEVRAKEAARGELIEKLLTAQEDERRRIARELHDEAGQALTALILNLEMAERAAPPEEATRLERLRAIAEHTLGELRTLIYELRPTILDDLGLGAAIRWLVKEVVEPTGIKVDLQLQGLERRLPHAVETAVFRIAQEAFNNMLKHAQASRVRVAVGVDHREVSITVEDNGRGFNPATVPPSRTGRGLGLLGMRERAELLGGRLVVESTVGQGTRVHGVLPLRDGGG
- a CDS encoding MFS transporter — protein: MTEGSPPVVAQVTVPSRRFRSLGGNVLVAGLVSFFTDIASEMIVPVLPLFLTVTLRAPVAAVGLIEGVAESTASVLRVFAGWLSDRAGRRKPLVVVGYALSNLTKPLLAVAGAWPHVLAVRFVDRVGKGVRTAPRDALIADSVAAEHRGLAFGFHRAMDTAGAAVGPLLAFAALALAPEHYRAVFWVAAVPGAAGILTAALFLRDVGRPAAAARPPRLAFTRLGRPFAHFTVAATIFALGNSSDAFLILRARNLGLSPAAIPLVYFAFNMVYALLSTPAGALSDRLGRRRVLVAGYAVFAVVYLGFALVRVPLASWAVPALFLVYGVYYALAEGAQRAFVVDLVPAHLRATALGTFATATGLALLPASIIAGRMWDALGPAAPFFYGGAAATAALLLLLLLRERPLAIRDRPS
- a CDS encoding ABC transporter permease codes for the protein MNAVRVLARWDTRAVLRDRWFISAAVAFGALTLAAAALALASPSIAGLSSFDRITATLIHLTMLFAPLLGLTAGAGWIAGERESGALIMLLSQPLQRAELFAGKYLGVARALLAAVLTGFGSAGVLLAARVGSDQLPAFLWLVVLALLLALASLSLGFLLSAAAPNRSRALGEALLAWLVLVIVSDLGILGTALILRLPAPVVLVLAALNPVSAFRMAAILGVSGTAELLGPVGLYAAERLGPVGLLAALCAVLVCWAVGAYYAARLRFEQVVET